The following are encoded together in the Cynocephalus volans isolate mCynVol1 chromosome 4, mCynVol1.pri, whole genome shotgun sequence genome:
- the TRIM17 gene encoding E3 ubiquitin-protein ligase TRIM17, giving the protein MDAVELARKLQEEATCSICLDYFRDPVMTSCGHNFCRDCICLSWEKAKGKKGRRKQKGSFPCPECREMSPQRNLRSNRLLTKVAEMARQHLGLQKQDLCQVHQEPLKLFCQEDQSPICVVCRESQKHRPHMVVPVGEAVQEYKLKLAEDMEYLQEEMKKTQKLRAKEEQTLAKWQDKVNKRRECITVEFEKMGLFLVEEKRRLLQALRKEEEEMVARLQKSKALLDQQNHSLEMLLLQLEDSSEQEPLQMLQDMKDLLGRKKSLTVLYPEATPPIEVRTVCRVPGQIEVLKAFQEEVVPDPTSAYPYLLLYESRQRCYLSTPPEVGMLRSKDRFVAYPCAVGQKTFSSGRHYWEVGMNLIGDTLWALGVCRDNVSRKDRVPKSPENGFWVVQLSKDKKCLSTMSAPIPVTLTEPPSHMGIFLDFEAGEVSFYSVNDGSHLHTYSQTAFPGPLQPFFCLGAPKSGQMVISTVTVWVKG; this is encoded by the exons ATGGATGCTGTGGAACTTGCCAGAAAGCTGCAAGAGGAAGCCACTTGCTCCATCTGCCTGGACTACTTCAGGGACCCTGTGATGACCTCCTGCGGCCACAACTTCTGCCGTGACTGCATCTGCCTGAGCTGGGAGAAGGCAAAAGGCAAGAAGGGCCGGAGGAAGCAGAAGGGCTCCTTCCCCTGCCCCGAGTGCAGGGAGATGTCCCCGCAGCGGAACCTGCGGTCCAACCGCCTGCTCACCAAGGTGGCCGAGATGGCACGCCAGCACCTGGGCCTCCAGAAGCAGGACCTGTGCCAGGTGCACCAGGAGCCCCTCAAGCTCTTCTGCCAGGAGGACCAGAGCCCCATCTGCGTGGTCTGCAGGGAGTCGCAGAAGCACCGGCCGCATATGGTGGTGCCCGTTGGGGAGGCCGTGCAGGAGTACAAG CTGAAGCTGGCAGAGGACATGGAATATCTTCAGGAGGAGATGAAGAAGACGCAGAAGCTCCGGGCCAAGGAGGAGCAGACCTTAGCCAAGTGGCAG GACAAGGTGAACAAGCGAAGAGAGTGCATCACGGTGGAGTTTGAGAAGATGGGCCTCTTCCTGGTGGAGGAAAAGCGGAGGCTCCTCCAAGCCctgaggaaagaggaggaggagatggtggCCAGGCTTCAGAAGAGCAAGGCCTTGCTGGATCAGCAGAACCACTCCCTGgagatgctgctgctgcagctggagGACAGCAGTGAGCAGGAGCCCCTCCAGATGCTGCAG GATATGAAGGACCTCCTGGGCAG GAAGAAAAGCCTGACTGTGCTGTACCCAGAGGCCACGCCCCCCATCGAGGTCAGGACTGTGTGCAGGGTCCCCGGGCAGATAGAGGTGCTCAAAGCTTTCCAAG AGGAAGTGGTGCCCGACCCCACCTCTGCATACCCGTACCTCCTCCTGTACGAGAGCCGCCAGAGGTGCTACCTCAGCACCCCACCCGAGGTTGGCATGCTGCGCAGCAAGGACAGGTTTGTGGCCTACCCCTGTGCTGTGGGCCAGAAGACCTTCTCCTCAGGGAGACACTACTGGGAGGTGGGCATGAACCTCATCGGGGACACACTCTGGGCCCTGGGTGTGTGCAGAGACAATGTGAGCAGGAAGGACAGGGTCCCCAAGTCCCCTGAAAACGGGTTCTGGGTGGTGCAGCTGTCCAAGGATAAGAAATGCTTGTCCACAATGTCCGCCCCCATCCCGGTCACGCTGACTGAGCCTCCCAGCCACATGGGCATCTTCCTGGACTTCGAGGCCGGAGAAGTCTCCTTCTACAGTGTGAACGACGGGTCCCACCTGCACACCTACTCTCAGACTGCCTTCCCGGGCCCATTGCAGCCTTTCTTCTGCCTGGGGGCTCCAAAGTCGGGCCAGATGGTCATCTCCACAGTGACCGTGTGGGTGAAGGGATAG
- the TRIM11 gene encoding E3 ubiquitin-protein ligase TRIM11 produces the protein MAAPDLSTNLQEEATCAICLDYFTDPVMTDCGHNFCRECIRRCWGQPEGPYACPECRELSPQRNLRPNRPLAKMAEMARRLHPPSPVPQGVCAAHREPLAAFCGDELRLLCAACERSGEHWAHRVRPLQDAAEDLKGKLEKSLEHLRKQLEDALLFQKQAEETCTLWQMMVQSQRQNVLGEFERLRRLLAEEEQQLLQKLEEEELEVLPRLREGAARLGQQSAQLAELIAELEGRCQLPALGLLQDIKDALRRVQDVKLQPPEVVPMELRTVCRVPGLVETLRRFRGDVTLDPDTANPELVLSEDRRSVQRGDLRQSLPDSPERFDPGPCVLGQERFSSGRHYWEVEVGDRSSWALGVCRENVNRKEKGELSAGNGFWILVFLGSYYTSPERAFTPLRDPPRRVGIFLDYEAGHLSFYSATDGSLLFIFPETPFSGTLRPLFSPLSSSPTPMTICRLKGGPGDALVPQ, from the exons ATGGCGGCCCCCGACCTGTCCACCAACCTCCAGGAGGAGGCCACCTGTGCCATCTGCCTCGACTACTTCACGGACCCGGTGATGACTGACTGCGGCCACAACTTCTGCCGCGAGTGCATCCGGCGATGCTGGGGCCAGCCCGAGGGCCCGTACGCGTGCCCCGAGTGCCGCGAGCTGTCCCCTCAGAGGAACCTGCGGCCCAACCGCCCCCTCGCCAAGATGGCCGAGATGGCGCGGCGCCTGCACCCGCCGTCGCCCGTCCCGCAGGGCGTGTGCGCCGCGCACCGCGAGCCGCTGGCCGCCTTCTGCGGCGACGAGCTGCGCCTGCTGTGCGCCGCTTGCGAGCGCTCCGGCGAGCACTGGGCGCACCGCGTGCGCCCGCTGCAGGACGCGGCCGAAGACCTCAAG GGGAAGCTGGAGAAGTCACTGGAGCACCTGCGGAAGCAGCTGGAGGATGCACTGCTGTTCCAGAAGCAGGCAGAGGAGACCTGTACCCTGTGGCAG ATGATGGTGCAGAGCCAGCGGCAGAACGTGCTGGGTGAGTTTGAGCGTCTGCGCCGCCTGCTGGCCGAGGAGGAGCAGCAGCTGctgcagaagctggaggaggaggagctggaggtgCTGCCCCGGCTGCGTGAGGGTGCAGCCCGGCTCGGCCAGCAGAGTGCCCAGCTGGCCGAGCTCATTGCCGAGCTGGAGGGCCGCTGCCAGCTGCCCGCACTGGGGTTGCTGCAG GACATCAAGGATGCCCTGCGCAG GGTCCAGGATGTGAAGCTGCAGCCTCCAGAAGTGGTGCCCATGGAGCTGAGGACTGTGTGCAGGGTCCCGGGGCTGGTGGAAACCCTGCGGAGGTTTCGAG GGGATGTGACCCTGGACCCAGACACTGCCAACCCTGAGCTGGTCCTTTCAGAGGACAGGAGGAGCGTGCAGCGGGGCGACCTGCGGCAGTCCCTGCCTGACAGCCCGGAGCGCTTCGACCCCGGCCCCTGCGTGCTGGGCCAGGAGCGCTTCTCCTCGGGCCGCCACTactgggaggtggaggtgggggaccGCAGCAGCTGGGCCCTGGGCGTGTGCAGGGAGAACGTGAACAGGAAGGAGAAGGGCGAGCTGTCGGCCGGCAATGGCTTCTGGATCCTGGTGTTCCTGGGGAGCTACTACACCTCGCCCGAAAGGGCCTTCACGCCCCTCCGGGACCCTCCAAGGCGCGTGGGGATCTTTCTGGACTATGAGGCCGGACATCTGTCATTCTACAGTGCGACTGACGGGTCGCTGTTGTTCATCTTCCCCGAGACCCCCTTCTCCGGGACGCTCCGGCCCCTCTTCTCACCTCTGTCGAGCAGCCCAACCCCTATGACCATCTGCCGGCTGAAAGGCGGGCCTGGAGATGCCCTGGTTCCCCAGTGA